One genomic segment of Desulfocapsa sulfexigens DSM 10523 includes these proteins:
- a CDS encoding amino acid ABC transporter permease: MSKTSQKQHWWNNAQYRSLFFQVVLVAMLAGFFWFIGTNTLANLDKRGISTGFGFLSLKAGFGILQSLVPYDESYTFGRTFLVGLLNTLLVSGLGIIFATIIGFTVGVARLSNNWLIAKLAGVYVEMFRNIPLLLQIFFWYFAVLRSLPSPRQSWTAGEIAFLNIRGMYLPQPLLGEGFSFVIWTFVLAVVATVFIRRWAKKRQDDTGQQFKMFRVAFALIVGLPLLVFFALGSPLTWDVPKLQGFNFIGGMTIIPELTALLVALSVYTATFIAEAVRSGILAVSNGQTEAASALGLHKSKVLKLVVIPQAMRVIIPQLTSQYLNLVKNSSLATAIGYPDLVAVFAGTTLNQTGQAIEIIAMTMSVYLFISLTISGFMNWYNKKIMLVER, from the coding sequence ATGTCTAAAACATCTCAAAAACAGCATTGGTGGAATAATGCCCAGTATCGCTCCCTGTTCTTTCAGGTTGTGCTGGTGGCCATGCTTGCAGGATTCTTCTGGTTTATCGGAACGAATACCCTGGCCAATCTTGATAAGCGTGGAATCTCAACAGGATTTGGCTTTTTATCCTTAAAAGCCGGCTTTGGAATTCTTCAGAGTCTGGTCCCCTATGACGAGTCGTATACCTTCGGTCGAACCTTCCTGGTCGGTCTCTTGAACACACTACTTGTCTCGGGGCTCGGTATTATTTTCGCCACCATTATCGGTTTTACCGTTGGTGTGGCAAGGTTGTCCAATAACTGGCTGATAGCAAAGCTGGCTGGGGTATATGTGGAGATGTTTCGTAATATTCCACTGTTGCTTCAGATATTTTTCTGGTATTTTGCTGTTCTTCGTAGCCTGCCATCCCCAAGACAGAGCTGGACTGCAGGAGAGATCGCATTCTTAAATATCCGAGGGATGTATCTTCCGCAGCCATTGTTAGGTGAGGGGTTTAGTTTTGTAATCTGGACCTTTGTTCTTGCAGTTGTGGCCACAGTCTTTATTAGAAGGTGGGCCAAAAAGCGTCAGGATGATACCGGGCAACAGTTCAAGATGTTCCGAGTGGCTTTTGCCCTGATCGTCGGCCTTCCGCTGCTGGTCTTTTTTGCACTTGGCTCGCCTCTTACCTGGGATGTTCCCAAACTGCAGGGCTTTAACTTTATTGGCGGGATGACGATTATTCCCGAACTCACTGCCCTGCTGGTGGCACTCTCTGTTTACACGGCAACCTTTATTGCTGAAGCTGTACGCTCAGGGATTCTCGCGGTAAGCAATGGTCAAACCGAAGCTGCGTCGGCCCTTGGTCTTCACAAGAGCAAGGTCTTGAAGCTGGTTGTAATTCCTCAAGCCATGCGGGTTATTATCCCACAGCTGACGTCTCAGTACTTGAACCTGGTGAAAAACTCATCCCTTGCTACTGCGATCGGGTATCCCGATCTGGTCGCTGTTTTTGCGGGAACCACACTTAATCAAACCGGTCAGGCCATTGAAATAATAGCCATGACGATGAGTGTTTATCTCTTTATCAGTTTGACTATTTCAGGATTCATGAACTGGTATAACAAGAAAATTATGTTGGTGGAGAGGTGA
- a CDS encoding amino acid ABC transporter substrate-binding protein: MKKITWALVATVVTLVISAGFAQASTKEEVQKRGALQCGVSTGLPGFSIADEKGAWAGIDVDVCKAIAAATLGDATKIKFVPLNAKERFTALQSGEIDALVRGTTWTLTRDSSLGLNFTGVNYYDGQGFMVSKKLGVKSALELNGAAVCIQSGTTTELNLADYFKENNMEYKAVVFDTHDATAAAFDNGRCDVLTSDQSQVYGLRTHLKDPEGAVVLPEVISKEPLGPVVRQGDDAWFNIVKWTLNAMIEAEEYGVTSANVDEMKANSNSPAVRRLLGLEGIGGKGLGLNDDWAYQIIKQVGNYGEIFERNVGAGSPLKIARGLNALWSKGGIMYAPPVR, translated from the coding sequence ATGAAAAAGATTACATGGGCACTTGTTGCCACGGTTGTAACTCTTGTTATTTCTGCCGGATTTGCTCAGGCATCCACAAAAGAGGAAGTTCAGAAGCGTGGAGCCCTTCAGTGTGGTGTTTCAACTGGTCTTCCAGGGTTTTCCATCGCCGATGAAAAAGGTGCTTGGGCCGGTATTGACGTTGATGTCTGTAAAGCGATTGCTGCCGCCACACTTGGTGATGCAACCAAGATTAAATTTGTACCATTGAACGCTAAAGAGCGTTTCACTGCTCTGCAGTCAGGTGAAATTGATGCTCTCGTACGTGGAACCACCTGGACTCTTACCCGTGACTCTTCACTTGGTCTGAACTTCACTGGTGTAAACTACTATGATGGTCAGGGCTTTATGGTTTCCAAAAAGCTTGGCGTGAAATCAGCTCTGGAACTTAATGGCGCTGCCGTCTGTATTCAGTCCGGGACCACCACCGAATTAAATCTTGCTGACTATTTCAAAGAAAACAACATGGAATACAAAGCGGTAGTTTTTGATACCCATGACGCAACTGCAGCGGCATTTGATAATGGCCGTTGTGATGTTCTTACCTCGGATCAGTCTCAGGTGTACGGACTGCGCACCCATCTTAAAGATCCAGAGGGAGCCGTTGTCCTTCCTGAAGTTATTTCTAAGGAACCTCTCGGACCGGTTGTACGTCAGGGGGATGATGCCTGGTTTAATATCGTTAAATGGACCCTCAATGCAATGATTGAGGCTGAGGAGTACGGTGTAACGTCAGCCAACGTTGATGAGATGAAAGCAAATTCCAACAGCCCGGCTGTTCGCAGACTTCTTGGCCTCGAGGGAATTGGCGGTAAAGGACTTGGTCTCAACGATGATTGGGCCTACCAGATCATCAAGCAGGTTGGTAACTATGGTGAGATTTTTGAGCGCAATGTTGGTGCTGGTTCTCCATTGAAGATTGCCCGTGGCCTGAATGCACTGTGGAGTAAAGGCGGCATTATGTATGCGCCTCCTGTTCGCTGA
- a CDS encoding M24 family metallopeptidase encodes MSTTKRIKKIQARLRRKKIDAILISQPHNRRYLSGYTATDHDIGESSGSLLIPARKNPLLLTDFRFQIQAERETKEMRVLLYPKGLQALLKELLPDLGISSLAFESHYTLHNVAEKLQTMCSKLSISLHPTYGIVEKMRTIKNKKEIEKTRSSVLLNEQVFQTVYKTIVPGQTEIDIALALESTMRRRSAEAPSFESIVATGERSALPHAVPGPVKIEKHKPLMIDMGLILDGYCSDMTRTFTLGKASKKYLEIHRLVRKAQLAGIQKIRAGVTAAAVDKAARRVISDAGYGKFFGHALGHGVGLAVHEEPRLSSRNRKQLKAGMIVTVEPGIYLPGWGGIRLENMVVVREDGCEILNNDTTWLDI; translated from the coding sequence ATGAGTACCACAAAACGAATCAAAAAAATACAGGCGAGACTGCGGCGTAAAAAAATCGATGCAATCCTCATAAGTCAACCGCACAACAGGCGTTACCTGAGCGGCTACACAGCCACTGACCATGATATCGGAGAAAGCTCCGGATCACTTCTTATTCCCGCACGGAAAAACCCCCTTCTGCTCACTGACTTTCGTTTTCAGATCCAGGCTGAACGTGAAACAAAAGAGATGAGGGTTCTGCTCTACCCAAAAGGACTGCAGGCCCTCTTGAAAGAACTCCTGCCGGATCTTGGGATTTCAAGCCTCGCCTTCGAGAGCCACTACACCTTGCATAATGTGGCTGAAAAACTGCAGACCATGTGCAGCAAACTTTCGATCTCCCTCCATCCGACTTATGGGATAGTTGAAAAGATGCGGACGATCAAAAACAAAAAAGAAATTGAGAAAACTCGCAGCTCTGTGCTCCTCAACGAACAGGTATTTCAGACAGTCTATAAAACAATAGTTCCCGGACAAACCGAAATCGACATAGCACTTGCTCTGGAATCCACAATGCGCCGGAGAAGTGCTGAAGCGCCCAGTTTTGAAAGCATCGTAGCCACAGGTGAACGCAGCGCTCTCCCCCATGCGGTTCCCGGACCCGTCAAGATTGAAAAACATAAACCTCTTATGATTGATATGGGTCTCATCCTTGATGGCTACTGCTCCGACATGACCAGAACCTTTACTCTTGGAAAAGCGAGTAAAAAATACCTTGAAATCCATCGACTGGTTCGCAAAGCACAGCTTGCCGGAATACAGAAGATACGTGCCGGAGTCACTGCTGCTGCAGTGGATAAAGCAGCACGCAGAGTTATTAGTGATGCGGGCTATGGTAAATTCTTTGGCCACGCGCTCGGACACGGTGTAGGACTTGCCGTGCACGAAGAGCCACGCCTCTCGTCTCGCAATCGTAAGCAACTGAAGGCCGGGATGATCGTCACAGTAGAACCCGGCATTTATCTGCCAGGCTGGGGCGGTATACGCCTTGAAAACATGGTCGTTGTCCGAGAAGATGGCTGCGAAATACTAAATAACGATACGACCTGGCTTGATATCTAA
- a CDS encoding response regulator, with the protein MDPQTRIVLIDDDQDACDLLKMQLEDTGRMLVRYNTNGAEALNFITQELPDIAILDINMPDTHGVEIASMLAENSATSSIPILYLSGMVTPDEAGNMARGENTPSLISKGSPIEELIAAIDNLTTS; encoded by the coding sequence ATGGACCCGCAAACCCGCATTGTACTGATTGATGATGACCAGGACGCCTGCGATCTGCTGAAAATGCAGCTTGAAGACACCGGAAGAATGCTTGTACGTTACAACACCAATGGTGCCGAGGCTTTAAATTTTATCACTCAGGAACTTCCGGATATTGCCATTCTTGACATAAACATGCCAGACACTCACGGTGTTGAGATTGCGTCCATGCTTGCAGAAAATTCTGCCACATCCAGCATTCCAATTCTCTATCTTTCAGGTATGGTTACCCCGGATGAAGCAGGAAATATGGCGAGAGGTGAGAACACACCATCGCTTATCTCTAAGGGGTCTCCGATAGAAGAGCTTATTGCTGCCATTGACAATCTCACAACATCCTGA
- a CDS encoding DUF6657 family protein, with protein MAEIRSTLDMVMERAARMAARAGDVPADQEDEKQGMRLVTDFMNGQQSDLSALLQQEGTTDQAAVRRGMVKALVRNIVVPRDEMLMNSSATALSGLLNLSHEADDEVQSVCTELTQLLEQYAQHKEQIKHQLEDAIRAQLAQQLQEQTGESGDPMKIDPTRHPQYQKEWSQAQANLNDQYTQAFEQRKEILKQRLSK; from the coding sequence ATGGCTGAGATACGAAGTACTCTGGATATGGTTATGGAGCGTGCGGCAAGGATGGCTGCACGTGCTGGGGACGTGCCTGCAGATCAGGAAGACGAAAAACAGGGAATGCGCCTGGTTACAGATTTCATGAACGGACAGCAATCAGACCTGTCGGCACTCCTGCAGCAGGAGGGAACCACGGATCAGGCGGCAGTCAGACGTGGAATGGTAAAGGCTCTGGTCCGAAACATTGTGGTACCACGAGATGAAATGCTTATGAATAGCAGCGCTACTGCTCTTTCCGGTCTCCTCAATCTTTCTCACGAAGCTGACGATGAAGTGCAATCTGTCTGCACCGAATTAACCCAGCTCCTGGAACAATACGCCCAGCACAAAGAACAGATAAAGCATCAGCTTGAAGATGCCATCAGGGCCCAGCTGGCGCAGCAACTTCAGGAACAGACCGGGGAAAGCGGCGACCCAATGAAAATCGACCCAACGAGACACCCCCAGTATCAAAAGGAATGGTCCCAGGCTCAGGCCAACCTGAATGACCAATACACCCAGGCATTTGAGCAGCGCAAAGAAATCCTGAAACAGCGGCTCAGCAAATGA
- a CDS encoding response regulator yields MKNSTAHTVLVVDDHKVNLILLSRILEEEGYTVITGNNSRDALQHLHNQSPDIILLDVMMPGMDGFSLCRKLKKDKKFSDIPIIFLTSRSQKEDIVEGFNAGGNDYITKPFNRQELLARVRNHLHLYDTLLENKRLIRLSDEASHSKTEFLASMSHEIRTPLNSIIGMAEVLSDTPLSDEQRNYVHIFRSAGESLLEIINDILDLSKIEAGQTDLEAIDFHLPSLLDSVLSILSVRAVEQNTHLSVHIHEDVPDGICGDPTRLRQILINLVGNGLKFTENGTVTINVARDSKSKLLFSIKDTGIGIPVEKQELIFNSFTQADSLTTRKYGGTGLGLTICQKLTKIMKGKIWLESVPGQGSTFFFTCSFRPALSDPKPAVERSPLPASCNILPPARILIVDDNEDNRNLLCLYLRNTPFILVTAENGEEAVNVFKRSPFDLVFMDIEMPLMDGYEATRRLRLWEREQKLDPTPIVALTAHAFVRFRKKCMDAGCSDYLTKPVRRATLIHTISTHLNLIQSNSTKIDEGLHPPPRKRTLQANTIPRVSLDPKIKNLIPRFLKNKRTDAEKLFQIIESGDLEELRKQSHTIKGTSWMYGFKELGDLCFNLEQAARDNDTTHAFQLTVQIKDYLNNVQIVYKES; encoded by the coding sequence ATGAAAAATTCCACAGCTCATACTGTTCTTGTGGTCGACGATCACAAGGTGAACCTTATCCTTCTCTCCAGAATTCTCGAAGAGGAAGGCTATACCGTTATAACCGGAAACAACTCCAGAGATGCTCTCCAACATCTCCATAATCAGTCACCTGATATTATTCTGCTCGATGTAATGATGCCTGGAATGGATGGCTTCTCCCTGTGCCGGAAACTCAAAAAAGACAAAAAATTCTCTGACATTCCAATAATATTCCTCACATCACGTTCCCAGAAAGAAGATATCGTAGAAGGTTTCAATGCGGGAGGAAATGATTACATTACCAAGCCTTTTAATCGCCAGGAGCTCCTGGCTCGGGTTCGTAATCATCTTCACCTCTATGACACACTGCTCGAAAACAAACGCCTGATAAGACTTTCCGATGAGGCCAGCCATTCGAAAACCGAGTTTCTAGCTTCCATGAGTCACGAGATTCGCACCCCATTGAACTCTATCATCGGTATGGCCGAAGTTCTCAGCGACACGCCTCTCAGCGATGAGCAGCGTAATTATGTACATATCTTCCGTTCTGCCGGGGAAAGCCTTCTCGAGATCATCAATGACATCCTGGACCTCTCAAAAATTGAGGCTGGCCAGACAGACCTTGAAGCCATTGATTTCCACCTCCCATCTCTTCTTGATTCGGTACTCTCCATCCTTTCAGTGCGAGCCGTGGAACAAAACACCCACTTATCAGTTCACATTCACGAGGACGTTCCTGACGGAATCTGCGGCGACCCTACAAGACTTCGTCAGATCCTCATCAATCTTGTGGGAAATGGTCTCAAGTTTACTGAGAACGGAACGGTTACAATTAATGTAGCAAGAGACTCCAAATCCAAACTCCTCTTCTCGATCAAGGATACCGGCATAGGTATTCCTGTTGAAAAGCAGGAACTTATATTTAACAGCTTTACTCAGGCCGACTCTCTTACAACCAGAAAATATGGTGGAACGGGCCTGGGCCTGACCATCTGCCAGAAACTCACAAAAATCATGAAGGGTAAAATCTGGCTTGAAAGTGTTCCCGGGCAGGGATCAACCTTCTTTTTTACCTGCAGTTTCCGCCCTGCCCTTTCCGATCCGAAACCTGCTGTTGAACGATCACCACTTCCAGCGAGCTGTAATATTCTTCCCCCTGCAAGAATTCTGATTGTCGATGATAATGAGGATAACCGTAACCTGCTCTGCCTCTATTTACGTAACACGCCTTTTATTCTAGTTACTGCCGAAAATGGGGAAGAAGCTGTGAATGTATTTAAACGCTCCCCATTTGACCTGGTCTTTATGGATATTGAAATGCCACTTATGGATGGCTACGAAGCGACCCGTCGCCTCAGGCTATGGGAAAGGGAGCAGAAGCTCGATCCTACACCAATCGTTGCACTCACGGCCCATGCTTTTGTTCGATTTCGGAAAAAATGCATGGATGCTGGCTGTTCCGACTATCTCACCAAACCTGTTCGCAGGGCCACTCTTATTCACACTATCTCCACTCATCTTAACCTCATACAAAGCAACTCCACCAAAATTGACGAAGGCCTCCACCCTCCTCCAAGGAAAAGAACACTACAGGCCAACACCATTCCACGAGTATCACTTGATCCCAAAATCAAAAATTTAATTCCACGATTCCTTAAAAACAAAAGAACAGATGCAGAGAAACTCTTTCAGATAATTGAATCAGGAGACTTGGAAGAATTACGCAAGCAATCCCATACCATTAAAGGGACTTCATGGATGTATGGTTTCAAGGAATTAGGGGACCTCTGTTTTAACCTTGAACAGGCGGCAAGAGACAATGATACGACTCACGCTTTTCAGCTTACAGTCCAAATAAAAGACTATCTGAACAATGTCCAAATAGTATACAAGGAGTCATAG
- the rsmB gene encoding 16S rRNA (cytosine(967)-C(5))-methyltransferase RsmB produces the protein MPSPRNKSARFVAITTLCELQKSRTPVNTIFTSVLTEHPLENNDRQLAANLIFGLLRNRESLDIMLQYLCRQPLKKFHPFVLQALRVGLFQIMYLDRIPESAAVNESVKALQAMHLPKRLHGFVNGVLRNAIRKREELLSLTENPASPILNHPEWLTKSWEKRYGRLETLRICRQNNDQAALSLQINSCVTDRDTFGKILSQNGINSHSGKYCYNTLILEDFNGTVHEIPGFTEGHFQIQDQGAQLLAHLVGPMTDKGEYLDACAGVGGKTSVLIQMAKTPMASVAAAEPDKGRRTRFTENMKRLHPDLDIPLFSGTLQELATITSKRFHGILLDAPCSGTGVIRRHPDIRWNRRPEDLNRYQEIQLELLQAGTTLLLPGGTLVYATCSLQEEENEQVIERFLAANTDFILEECSASLPSKAHSLCNKNFFAPLPGNEIDGFFGARLKRLAEASLKTLKR, from the coding sequence TTGCCTTCCCCACGGAACAAATCCGCCCGTTTTGTCGCAATTACCACTCTGTGTGAGTTACAAAAAAGTCGAACCCCAGTCAATACCATTTTTACCAGCGTACTGACCGAGCATCCTCTTGAAAACAATGACCGACAATTAGCTGCAAATCTCATTTTCGGTTTGCTTCGTAACCGGGAGTCACTCGACATCATGCTGCAATATCTTTGCAGGCAACCGCTCAAGAAATTCCATCCTTTTGTTCTCCAGGCCCTTAGAGTTGGCCTTTTTCAGATCATGTACCTTGATCGCATCCCGGAATCTGCGGCGGTCAATGAATCGGTGAAAGCGTTACAGGCTATGCATTTGCCTAAAAGGCTTCACGGATTCGTCAACGGCGTGTTGCGCAATGCCATTCGTAAACGTGAGGAGCTACTCTCCCTTACTGAAAACCCTGCCAGCCCCATCCTCAACCACCCCGAGTGGCTGACAAAAAGTTGGGAAAAACGATATGGCAGGCTTGAGACCTTACGTATCTGCAGGCAAAACAATGATCAGGCTGCCCTCAGTCTGCAAATCAACTCCTGCGTCACCGACAGAGACACATTTGGCAAAATTCTGTCTCAGAACGGCATAAACAGCCATTCCGGTAAATACTGTTACAATACTCTGATTCTAGAAGACTTTAATGGAACTGTCCATGAGATTCCCGGTTTTACTGAAGGACATTTCCAGATTCAGGATCAGGGAGCTCAGTTATTAGCACATCTTGTAGGTCCCATGACAGATAAAGGTGAATATCTTGATGCCTGCGCTGGGGTGGGTGGTAAGACAAGTGTTCTGATCCAGATGGCAAAAACTCCTATGGCGAGTGTTGCAGCAGCAGAGCCGGACAAAGGTCGCCGCACCAGGTTCACCGAGAATATGAAACGCCTTCACCCTGATCTTGACATCCCCCTGTTCTCCGGCACACTACAGGAACTCGCAACTATAACCAGTAAACGATTTCACGGCATCCTACTTGACGCCCCCTGCTCTGGAACCGGTGTTATTCGTCGCCATCCCGACATACGCTGGAACAGACGGCCTGAAGATCTGAACCGATATCAGGAAATTCAGCTTGAGCTTTTACAAGCAGGGACCACTCTTCTTCTTCCTGGTGGCACTCTGGTATACGCAACCTGTTCCCTTCAGGAGGAAGAAAATGAGCAGGTCATCGAACGCTTTCTGGCAGCCAATACAGATTTTATCCTGGAAGAATGCTCAGCCTCCCTTCCGTCCAAAGCCCACTCACTTTGCAATAAAAACTTTTTCGCACCATTACCTGGGAATGAAATTGATGGATTTTTCGGCGCCAGACTGAAGCGGTTAGCAGAAGCATCACTTAAGACCCTTAAAAGATAA
- a CDS encoding amino acid ABC transporter ATP-binding protein, protein MTATQGKQDTSNDVMVELRNVNKWYGDFHVLKNINLQVSKGERIIICGPSGCGKSTLIRCMNRLEEHQKGDIIVSGVTLDDDLKRIDRVRRDIGMVFQQFNLFPHLTVMENCCLAPIWVQKKPRRDAEAIAMKYLERVQIADQASKFPGQLSGGQQQRVAIARSLCMNPSIMLFDEPTSALDPEMIKEVLDVMVDLAREGMTMLCVTHEMGFAKTVANRVLFMDAGEIIEENEPNEFFDNPQSDRTKLFLSQIL, encoded by the coding sequence ATGACAGCTACACAAGGCAAGCAAGATACTTCAAATGACGTGATGGTGGAGTTGCGTAATGTCAATAAATGGTATGGTGATTTTCATGTCTTGAAGAACATCAATCTGCAGGTATCCAAGGGAGAGCGCATTATTATCTGTGGTCCCTCGGGATGTGGTAAGTCGACGCTTATTCGCTGCATGAATCGTCTTGAAGAACACCAGAAAGGTGACATCATTGTTTCAGGAGTGACTCTTGATGACGACTTGAAACGTATTGACAGGGTACGTCGTGATATCGGCATGGTTTTTCAGCAGTTCAATCTTTTTCCTCATTTAACCGTTATGGAAAATTGCTGCCTTGCCCCTATCTGGGTTCAGAAGAAACCTCGAAGGGACGCTGAGGCCATTGCCATGAAATATCTTGAGCGAGTTCAGATCGCAGATCAGGCAAGTAAGTTTCCTGGACAACTTTCCGGTGGTCAGCAGCAGCGTGTTGCTATTGCCAGAAGTCTCTGTATGAATCCATCCATTATGCTTTTTGACGAGCCCACATCGGCACTTGATCCTGAGATGATCAAAGAGGTACTCGATGTTATGGTTGATCTTGCGCGGGAAGGAATGACCATGCTCTGCGTTACCCATGAGATGGGATTTGCCAAGACCGTTGCTAACCGTGTTCTTTTTATGGATGCTGGGGAAATCATCGAAGAGAATGAACCCAATGAATTCTTTGATAATCCTCAATCGGATCGAACTAAGCTCTTCCTGAGTCAGATCCTTTAG
- a CDS encoding amino acid ABC transporter permease, which yields MTIHVTEPSPSLPAPITSVGVVGWLRQNLFSSPLNTLFTLAGFYLLYSILPPAINWALFQADWVGTTREACTSDGACWVFVGVRLDQFLFGFYPPSEYWRVVTAFSLIGVLVAWLLIDRLPRKGLVGAFTIFCYPVIAYYLFYGGAFGLPLVETYKWGGLMLTLILATTGMFFSFPIGILLALGRRSSMPIAKSMSVVFIEFWRGVPLITVLFMSSVMLPMFIPEEMQIDKLLRAMIGIIFFQSAYMAEVVRGGLQAIPKGQLEAAEALGLSYWKSMFFIILPQALKLVIPGIVNTFIALFKDTTLVLIIGLFDLLAVVQSAFADPKWLGFSVEGYVFVASVYWVSCFSMSRYSQYLEKKLHRGHAR from the coding sequence ATGACTATACATGTAACAGAACCAAGTCCCTCTTTGCCGGCACCAATAACTTCCGTAGGTGTTGTTGGCTGGCTGAGACAGAATTTGTTTTCTTCTCCCCTTAACACACTGTTCACCCTCGCAGGATTTTATCTGTTGTATAGTATTCTGCCACCAGCAATTAACTGGGCATTGTTTCAGGCAGACTGGGTGGGAACAACTAGGGAGGCGTGTACCAGCGATGGTGCATGTTGGGTTTTTGTCGGAGTACGGCTGGATCAGTTTCTCTTTGGTTTCTACCCACCTTCCGAGTATTGGAGAGTAGTGACAGCGTTTTCTCTAATTGGTGTACTTGTCGCCTGGCTGTTGATTGACCGTCTCCCTAGAAAAGGTCTGGTCGGTGCCTTTACAATTTTTTGTTATCCAGTCATCGCTTACTATCTTTTTTATGGTGGAGCGTTTGGACTGCCACTTGTGGAAACCTATAAGTGGGGTGGGCTGATGCTGACCCTGATCCTCGCCACAACCGGGATGTTCTTCTCCTTTCCCATCGGTATTCTGTTGGCCCTGGGGCGCAGGTCGTCAATGCCCATAGCGAAATCGATGTCTGTGGTCTTTATCGAGTTCTGGCGTGGAGTTCCGCTTATTACTGTTCTCTTTATGTCCTCGGTTATGCTTCCGATGTTTATTCCTGAGGAGATGCAGATTGATAAACTGCTCCGTGCAATGATCGGGATTATATTCTTCCAGTCTGCTTACATGGCAGAGGTTGTGCGTGGGGGGTTGCAGGCGATCCCCAAAGGGCAACTGGAAGCAGCAGAAGCCCTCGGACTTTCCTATTGGAAATCGATGTTTTTTATTATTCTGCCCCAGGCGTTAAAACTGGTTATCCCTGGGATAGTTAATACCTTTATTGCACTGTTTAAAGATACAACCCTGGTTCTGATTATAGGACTCTTTGATTTGCTCGCTGTGGTCCAGTCAGCCTTTGCCGACCCCAAATGGCTTGGCTTTTCGGTGGAGGGTTACGTTTTTGTGGCAAGTGTATACTGGGTATCCTGTTTTTCCATGTCTCGATATTCTCAGTATCTGGAGAAAAAATTGCACCGTGGGCATGCACGATAG
- a CDS encoding PhoH family protein — translation MSDQKYFVLDTNVLLHNADSLNSFADNYVVLPMTVIEELDKFKRHNDELGRNARHVIRQLDKLRIAGSLKEGVSMENGGILKITVERRDMPGALLDMSVADNRILAVANSLHEEGHSVIFVSKDINARLKADALGIDTMDFEKQKCNVDDLYTGWRQTSVPSEVIDRFYTDKNLDAEGFDFYLNEFILLQDEGNLKHSALGRATGNNNLTHLNSQYEQAWSIHPRSKEQRMALELLLDPEISLVTMIGQAGTGKTLLALAAGLECVIHRESYERLLVSRPVIPMGKDIGYLPGTKDEKLTLWMQPIFDNLTYLMRHDRREEDEGRVQMKVDNLLKTHQVELEALTYIRGRSIPRQFVIVDEAQNLTPHEVKTIISRAGENTKMVFTGDPQQIDNPYLDSASNGLSYAVEKLKGHSIYGHITLNKSERSPLSAIAADYL, via the coding sequence ATGAGTGACCAGAAATATTTTGTTCTTGATACCAATGTTCTGCTCCACAATGCAGATTCCCTGAACTCCTTTGCAGACAACTATGTCGTACTGCCCATGACCGTCATTGAAGAACTCGACAAATTCAAACGACATAACGACGAACTGGGACGCAATGCCCGACATGTTATCCGACAACTGGACAAACTCCGTATTGCAGGCTCCCTGAAAGAGGGCGTTTCCATGGAAAATGGGGGTATACTCAAAATCACAGTTGAACGACGGGATATGCCGGGTGCTCTCCTGGACATGAGCGTGGCCGATAATCGCATCCTGGCCGTGGCAAACAGTTTACACGAAGAAGGCCACTCGGTTATTTTCGTTTCCAAGGATATTAATGCCCGTCTCAAGGCCGATGCCCTTGGTATTGACACCATGGATTTTGAAAAACAGAAATGCAACGTCGACGATCTTTATACTGGCTGGCGTCAGACATCAGTTCCCTCGGAAGTCATCGACCGTTTTTATACTGATAAAAATCTGGATGCAGAGGGGTTTGATTTTTATCTTAACGAATTCATCCTTCTCCAGGACGAAGGAAACCTTAAACATTCCGCTCTTGGTCGGGCAACGGGAAACAACAACCTCACCCACCTCAATTCTCAATACGAACAGGCATGGAGTATCCATCCGAGATCCAAAGAACAACGTATGGCCCTGGAATTACTCCTTGACCCGGAAATCAGCCTGGTCACCATGATCGGCCAGGCAGGTACCGGCAAGACCCTTCTTGCTCTAGCCGCCGGGCTTGAATGTGTTATTCATAGGGAGAGCTACGAGCGGCTTCTGGTATCAAGACCGGTTATTCCCATGGGTAAAGATATTGGATATCTCCCAGGAACTAAGGATGAAAAGCTCACCCTCTGGATGCAACCTATCTTTGACAATCTCACCTATCTGATGCGCCATGATCGCAGAGAAGAAGACGAAGGCCGTGTCCAGATGAAAGTCGACAACCTCCTTAAAACCCATCAGGTGGAACTCGAAGCACTCACTTACATCCGCGGTCGATCTATTCCCCGCCAGTTTGTCATTGTGGATGAAGCCCAGAATCTCACCCCTCACGAAGTAAAGACAATTATCTCCCGCGCTGGCGAAAACACCAAAATGGTTTTCACCGGGGATCCACAGCAGATTGATAACCCTTATCTTGATTCGGCCTCCAATGGACTCTCTTACGCGGTTGAAAAATTAAAAGGACATAGTATATATGGGCACATTACTTTAAACAAAAGTGAACGGAGTCCACTATCTGCCATAGCTGCCGACTATTTATAA